Proteins from one Apis cerana isolate GH-2021 linkage group LG11, AcerK_1.0, whole genome shotgun sequence genomic window:
- the LOC107995084 gene encoding transcription termination factor 3, mitochondrial: protein MVSRTHIFLCSKYFNISKTSNYIFQNISKTSKLFYCTTVDIVKNKIPNTDIKKNNDTFNNMDYSEKLINTIVIENNKNIENNNTKINNELEQLHNIKFLNVNDHNLNDSLEDINEKLPGPFDRCNEDLSHIEPYITPTYNFAKFADQSNTIQQLVKLGVELYKLERDKEVIEMFLSLDFDKNIKPYIQFLSDCGVTPENLGYFITRNPKIFKEDIDDLYTRIRYLRYHNFSVKMIESIVNKHPPWLSFETREIDKRLGHFQHIFKLNGDQIRILTVKCPKLITYDMRRIKNSTFAVTEEMGFNKFETRNILLEAPRVWIRAKTEVVKTFDYLHNEMKISHTFISREPKILICRKSRLERRHKFLVELKRNQYDPTKPLYVSLSNLISGTDIDFCEKIAKVSIKIYNNFLKSF, encoded by the exons atggTTTCACGAacgcatatatttttatgttcaaagtattttaatatcagtAAAACTTCgaactatatttttcaaaatatttctaaaacttccaaattattttattgtactaCAGTagatatagttaaaaataaaataccaaatactgatattaaaaagaataacgatacttttaataatatggatTATTCTGAGAAGTTAATAAATACTAtagttatagaaaataataaaaatattgaaaataacaacacaaagataaataatgaattagaacaattacataatattaaatttttaaatgtaaatgatcataatttaaatgatagtttggaagatataaatgaaaaattaccaGGACCATTTGATCGTTGCAATGAAGATTTGTCTCACATTGAACCTTATATAACGCCAActtataattttgcaaaattcgcAGATCAATCAAATACAATTCAGCAATTAGTCAAATTAGGAGTTGAATTATACAAACTAGAAAGAGACAAAGAGGTAATAGAAATGTTTTTAAGTTTAgattttgacaaaaatataaaaccatatatacaatttttatctgatTGTGGTGTAACTCCAGAAAATCTTGGATACTTTATTACTAGAAATCCTAAGATCTTTAAAGAAGATATAGATGATCTTTATACaagaataagatatttaagatATCATAACTTTTCtgtaaaaatgatagaaagcATAGTGAATAAACATCCTCCTTGGCTATCTTTTGAAACACGAGAAATAGACAAAAGATTAGGTCattttcaacatatttttaaattaaatggtGATCAAATAAGAATCTTAACTGTAAAATGTCCAAAACTTATAACATATGATATGAGgcgtataaaaaatagtacatTTGCAGTAACAGAGGAAATgggttttaataaatttgaaacaagaaatattttacttgaaGCACCACGTGTATGGATTCgtg CCAAGACAGAAGTGGTGAAAACTTTTGATTATTTgcataatgaaatgaaaatatcacatacttttatttctagagaaccaaaaattttaatttgtaggAAAAGTAGACTTGAAAGAAGGCataaatttttagtagaattaaaaagaaatcaatatgATCCTACAAAACCATTATATGTAtcattatctaatttaatttcaggtactgatattgatttttgtgaaaaaattgcaaaagtttccattaaaatttataataattttttaaaatctttttaa
- the LOC107995157 gene encoding transmembrane protein 18: protein MSEDQVNPPSPIDGILPFLQSIEWRDPWLALLLTFHIAVTLTALMTRNHANFQIMLFLALLLLVYFSESINEVAASNWMLFSRQQYFDSNGLFISVVFSVPILMNCMIMIASWLYQSSQLMTSLKRAQLRQQARNQEIGNESINTNGSAAREKQE, encoded by the exons ATGTCGGAAGATCAAGTAAATCCACCATCTCCAATCGATGGTATTTTACCGTTTTTGCAAAGT ATTGAATGGAGAGATCCATGGCttgcattattattaacttttcacATTGCTGTTACTTTGACTGCATTGATGACACGAAACCAtgccaattttcaaattatgttatttcttGCACTAT TGCTTCTggtatatttttctgaaagtATTAATGAAGTTGCTGCATCTAATTGGAT GTTGTTCTCAAGACAGCAATATTTTGATTCCAATGGTCTCTTTATATCTGTAGTATTCTCTGTGCCTATCTTGATGAATTGTATGATCATGATT gcCAGTTGGCTTTATCAGTCTAGTCAATTAATGACCAGTTTGAAAAGAGCACAATTAAGACAACAAGCAAGAAATCAGGAAATAggaaatgaatcaataaatacaaatgGCTCTGCTGCAAGAGAAAAACAGGAGTAA